DNA sequence from the Cetobacterium sp. ZOR0034 genome:
ATCAGGATTAGGATAGGAAGAAAATTCCCTGTAGCTTTGCTTTTCAAAAACAGGGAATTTGGCCTTGCAAAAAACAAAAGAGAAATAACTCAGCTTCTTATGGATGGATTACTTGATGCTTCCACTATAAAACCAGAGTTAGAGAAGTTAAAAAAGCTAGTTGATCTTTCTAAGCAAGAAATTAAAAAATATGAAAACCTTATCTTAGAAAATTCTAACTTCGTAATTACTGAAGATAATATCTCAGACTTAAAAGAATTACTCTTTATGGAGAATACTGATGAAATCATGGAAGAACTCCAAGAGATCCTTTGCTTAATTGTAAATCGTATAATAATAAAAACCCTAGAAGATATAGAAGTTATCTTCTAGGATTTTTTATTACATTGATTTTTTTGCAATTTAATTATATAATAGGTTTAATTTAAATTTGGAGGGGATTAAATGAGTACTAAAACTGAACGAAAAGAAGTATTAATATCAGGAAATAATTTTAACACTAAAGATTTAAAAAATGTTAAGCCTATGGGAGAAAGTTGTATTCCAAGAATGCCATGCAATTCTAATAAATCACAGAAAGAAAATAAAGAAATAAACAAAAAATAATTTTAAATCTAAATTTAACAAAAATAAGAAGGAGAGTATTCAATGAATAAAGATAAAAAAAAGAAAGATAATAATGTTTCTAATAATAATACTAATGCTTTTGATGTCTATAAATATACAGGTTTAGAAAGCTGTCTTCCAAAAGCTCCTCGAAATCTTAATAAAACTACAGAAAATAGCAATAAAAAAAATGAAAAAAATGAAAAAAATGAAAGCTAGGTTATCTTTTGATTAAGTCGTTACTTTTAGAGAAATAAACAAAAAATAATTTTAAATTTAAATTTCCAAAACTCAAAAAGGAGAACAAACTATGAGTAATTCTACCGATGAAATTAAAGAGAATTATCCTTATGAACAATTTGAAAAAGATATAGATTTTTATAGAGAGAATTATCTAATAGAAATAAAAGAACGAAATAATTACTTTTTAATTGGAAGTGGTGCTGCGATTACATTTTTAGTTAATATTTCTAAAGATTTTAAAGGCTGGGTACATTTTTTTATTTGGATTGAAGTTAGTATTTTACTAATTCTTGGATTATCAACTTTTTATTCAATGCACTTAAGAACAAAAGTGTCAAATCATTATATAAGTATTTATAATGATTTTTATGATGATTACACAAATTCTAATAAAACTTTAACTACTGATGAATTATGGAATAGACTCATGAAGAATACTAGTATGGATAAATTAAATGATTTAGAAAATATAATAATAAAAATATTCTATATTGCTGTTGGCTTATTACTTGTATTACTTTTATTTATTTTATCTATTAAATTTAAAGAAACTATAGGGTATTTTCAAAATATTAACTATATTATTTTTTTTAATTAATTATGGAATAATAACCTCCTAGAAAATATAAAATTCATTTTCTAGGAGGTTATTATTTTGAGAAATATTTTATTTCTTTTAAGCCTGTTTTTATTTCAAAAATTTCTTTTCTTATATCCATCTCTGATTTAGGGGAACTCCTCATTAAAGGATAAGTAAATACAATATTTTCATTTTCAATAATATCAGCTTCTCTTGTTATCTCTCTAAAAGCCTTCATTTTTTGCAAGCAAGCCTCTTTTATCTTTAATCCTTCCTCTTTTATATTAAAAAAACTTAATTTTACATCTATAAATTTTTTATCATCTAAATTTATGGATACTATATCAGAAATTTGATATATTTCTGGTTTCTTTTCTATATTTAATTCATAAAAATAATCTTTTTGTTTTTCTAAAATAGTTCTAAAATAAATATTTTTATTACAATGAATATATTGTAAATTATTTATTTTCCTTACATCCTCAATTTCTATTTCAATAATATTATTTTTTTTTATATTATGAAATTTATAAATTCTCTCGTCATATAATATTATTGTTTCATATGGCCCTAATGGCATAATTATCATTTCACCATATCTATCTAATCCCCCATTAAAGCGCTCAAAATAATAATTATAGTGCACTACTGGGTTATCTCCTATTATAAATTCACACTCTTCATTTTTTTCTGAATTTTTTATTTTTAAAATTATAAAATCTAAATCTAAAATTTTATTATAATTAGACTTATAATCATCTATTAAATTTTCTGGAGTCATCTTAAAATTTGCTTCAAACTCAGATAATAATTCTTCAATCCCTTCTATTTCATCAATATTTCCAAGATTATTAATTTTAGCAACTGCCTCTATATAATTTTTTTGAATCTTTTTAGCAACATTATTAATTACATCATTTTTTTTTTGAGTTCTAATACTTTGTAAATATATAAATTGATAAAGCTGAGCTTTTTCTTTAAAATCTACTTTTTTACCTTCTAATACTCTTTTTATAACTTTTGCTCCATCACCTTCTAATTGGGATAGTTTGTCTTCTGTTTTGCCTTTGCCATAAAACCATTTTTTTGAACATTGATTTTTTATAGGTGCATTTTCTATAATGCTCCTTTTATCCTTTTGATAAACCTTTATTGTTTTTCTATCTAAAGAAAATTTTTTTAATAAAAACTGTGGAACATAATGTTGATTCTTAGTTGAAGTTTCTGTTATCATCTATTACCTCTATAATCCTAATTTCTTAAAGAATACTTTATTTCTTAACTTTGAATCTTTCAAAACTTTATTTAAAGAAATTACTTGGATTAAAGCATTATAATTTTCATTAAATGTATAAAAACCTTGTCCTTCAATCATTGCTTTATATCCACTTCTTTTTAAATCTTTTTCTAAATTAGAAGTGATCTCACAAATAATAAATATATTAAATATACTATTTCTATTAACTTCTATCCTTTGACCTCTATCTGTTTTTATCTTTTTATCCTTTAAATCCTCTACATATCCTAAGACTTGATTGTTCAACTCACTAACACTAAAATCTTCTCTTCCTGGTCTCTTAAATTCAATAATTAAAATATTTGAATGTTCATCGTCTATTTCTGATCTATCTGAGAATGTAATATTTTGATCAAACACTGTGGCTATATCTATCCTACTATTACTATCGCTTTCTTCAATTATTTTTTTGTTAACTTTATCTGATGTTAAAAATTTATTATATGCTAGTCTATCATCTATTAACCAAAGATTATGATCATCATAATTAATTTCTAAGTTGCTTTTTTTCATAGGAAATATTAAATTATGCAAATCTTCTTCATAATGATATTTATCATCTTCTGCTCTTTTTTGCAATATTTTTTCTAAAACTTCTGTAATCACTTTTCTATGAATAACATACTTTGCTAATTCATATTGATTTAAAGATTCTATATTTACTAATGCATTTTTTAGTTTTTCTTGATAATCTCCTTTTAATTCTATATTTTTTATAAAATTAGAAGTTTCTTTTCTTTTATTTCTAGCAAATAATTCAAATTTAGTTTCTATTTCTTCTTCTGAACTTTTCGGATTTATGTCTTTTAATATGGAATTATCTCTCATATATAATGAATTATAATAAGGATTTTCTTTTAAAAAATCTTCTATTTTTTGTTTATTTATTTCTATAACTTTATTAATTTCTTCATCATATATTTCAATTAGCTCTTTAGCTACTTCCATCAGAATATCTTTTTCTTTTAAAAATAAGCTACCCTTAACATTAGAAAATAAAAAATCATTTCTATCTTCAGTTACATTGTCATCTAAATATTTTCCTTTTACATATGCTAATATATTTTTTTCTTCACCATCTATTGTAAGAGGTACTCTTAAAAGTTCATTAACTTTTTCAAGTTTTCTTCTTTTAACTTCTCTAGCATTAGCTGTAAATGCTACTTCGTGATTTGGAAGTTTATTCTTACTTATTGGGATATGTAAAATTTCAAAATCATATTCCTTTAACTCGAACTTTTTAGTTTTTACATCTTTTTCTAATTCATTTCTATATTTTTCTTTGCATTTACAACTATTTAACCCATCTCTTATAGTTATTTCAAAAACTCCTTCTATTAAATATCCTAAACAATGATATAATATTTTCTCACACATTTCATCAGCAGTTTTAGGCAAATGTTTAACATATTTTTGAGTAGGTGTTTTTAATGTTATCTTTGTTTCTTCTTTTTTTATATTACTCTCTATATTTTCAATCTCTCTGATTTCATTTTCTAAATCGAACTTAAATTTTCTTATATAATATTTTCCACTTTCTTTATAAGTACTTTCAACAGTTACCTCTTCAAATATCGCTAGCCATGAAAGTCTTCCAACTCCTTTTCCACCCATTTTTATTTTATGAGTTGAATTTATTTTCTTAAAAGACTCAAAATTTTCTTTAGTAAATCCTTGCCC
Encoded proteins:
- a CDS encoding DUF4238 domain-containing protein, translating into MITETSTKNQHYVPQFLLKKFSLDRKTIKVYQKDKRSIIENAPIKNQCSKKWFYGKGKTEDKLSQLEGDGAKVIKRVLEGKKVDFKEKAQLYQFIYLQSIRTQKKNDVINNVAKKIQKNYIEAVAKINNLGNIDEIEGIEELLSEFEANFKMTPENLIDDYKSNYNKILDLDFIILKIKNSEKNEECEFIIGDNPVVHYNYYFERFNGGLDRYGEMIIMPLGPYETIILYDERIYKFHNIKKNNIIEIEIEDVRKINNLQYIHCNKNIYFRTILEKQKDYFYELNIEKKPEIYQISDIVSINLDDKKFIDVKLSFFNIKEEGLKIKEACLQKMKAFREITREADIIENENIVFTYPLMRSSPKSEMDIRKEIFEIKTGLKEIKYFSK
- a CDS encoding ATP-binding protein, which translates into the protein MLADLKGSINKIRLNEYEGIFAVYEAVVNSIQSESKNIQVILKKKANPQLSLDGEIEEIIDEIEIIDDGQGFTKENFESFKKINSTHKIKMGGKGVGRLSWLAIFEEVTVESTYKESGKYYIRKFKFDLENEIREIENIESNIKKEETKITLKTPTQKYVKHLPKTADEMCEKILYHCLGYLIEGVFEITIRDGLNSCKCKEKYRNELEKDVKTKKFELKEYDFEILHIPISKNKLPNHEVAFTANAREVKRRKLEKVNELLRVPLTIDGEEKNILAYVKGKYLDDNVTEDRNDFLFSNVKGSLFLKEKDILMEVAKELIEIYDEEINKVIEINKQKIEDFLKENPYYNSLYMRDNSILKDINPKSSEEEIETKFELFARNKRKETSNFIKNIELKGDYQEKLKNALVNIESLNQYELAKYVIHRKVITEVLEKILQKRAEDDKYHYEEDLHNLIFPMKKSNLEINYDDHNLWLIDDRLAYNKFLTSDKVNKKIIEESDSNSRIDIATVFDQNITFSDRSEIDDEHSNILIIEFKRPGREDFSVSELNNQVLGYVEDLKDKKIKTDRGQRIEVNRNSIFNIFIICEITSNLEKDLKRSGYKAMIEGQGFYTFNENYNALIQVISLNKVLKDSKLRNKVFFKKLGL